A region from the Clostridium beijerinckii genome encodes:
- a CDS encoding M13 family peptidase, producing MNKIKRLGAIVSILIFMLMMSPESYTVVKAVEVESKIQTTDNSQGVRLQDDFYDVINSEWLNTTKIKEGKSTASTFDDVEEKVTSQTKDIINQLLIDKDKYKQNSDEKKIINIYNNTLNVAARNNEGLKPVQKILDEIRAAETIDDITKLWNNKEILNSTVKFSVNRDIKDVTNNILYISATGLSLGNPDEYTNPTENTVRNKKLTESYYNKILVLSGYTKEEAKTKVDNMFKFEGLIAPSIMGAQEQSTTSNLIDAVYNVYTLDELNDLAPNLNLPAIMNSLGVDKANKIILQDPKWLKAFNKLYIQKNLYLIKNYIEIINLTFASYYLNENFENANKEYENSLLGITGSVSKEDDAIDTVSYMMGMAVGKIYAERYVPKETKEDVESITKEIIETYKKQIENLEWMSASTKKNAIDKLDKLNVKIGYPEDWIDYSKISIKAYEEGGSLFENIVTLRISANDEIYSRINQRADKKKDVFTPQTVNAFYSANENSIIIPGGIIQGHFYDSNKTREENLGGIGAIIGHEISHAFDNIGAQYDSDGNLNNWWNKKDYEQFTAKAEKIANFYSQIEVLPGSKINGYLTVGENIADIGGVSCLLDILDKMDMPNYKAFFESYAITWRQITTKEYTEYVLNLDVHSPNKFRVNGVLPQFQKFYDIYGITEKDSMYVKPEDRLGIW from the coding sequence ATGAATAAAATAAAAAGACTAGGTGCTATAGTAAGCATATTAATCTTTATGTTAATGATGAGTCCTGAGTCATATACTGTCGTTAAAGCAGTTGAAGTGGAATCAAAGATTCAAACTACCGACAATAGCCAAGGCGTAAGATTACAAGATGATTTTTATGACGTAATAAATAGTGAGTGGCTGAATACTACAAAAATTAAAGAAGGAAAATCAACTGCCTCTACTTTTGATGATGTTGAAGAAAAAGTAACAAGTCAAACTAAGGATATAATTAATCAGTTATTAATTGATAAAGATAAATATAAGCAAAACAGTGATGAAAAGAAAATTATCAATATATACAACAATACACTAAATGTAGCCGCAAGAAATAATGAGGGATTAAAACCAGTTCAAAAAATTTTAGATGAAATTAGGGCAGCAGAAACAATAGATGATATTACAAAGTTATGGAATAATAAAGAAATATTAAATTCTACAGTAAAGTTTTCTGTGAACAGAGATATAAAAGATGTTACAAATAACATATTGTATATAAGCGCTACAGGATTAAGCTTAGGAAATCCAGATGAATATACCAATCCTACAGAAAATACTGTCAGAAATAAAAAATTAACAGAAAGTTATTATAATAAAATTCTAGTATTAAGTGGATATACAAAAGAAGAAGCAAAAACTAAAGTAGATAATATGTTTAAATTTGAAGGACTGATAGCACCATCTATTATGGGAGCGCAAGAGCAATCTACAACTTCAAATTTGATTGATGCTGTGTATAATGTATATACGTTAGATGAACTTAATGATTTAGCACCCAATTTAAATTTGCCAGCTATTATGAACTCTTTGGGGGTAGATAAAGCAAATAAAATCATTTTGCAAGATCCTAAATGGTTAAAAGCATTTAATAAATTATATATACAAAAAAACTTGTATCTTATAAAGAATTATATAGAGATAATTAATTTGACTTTTGCATCATATTATTTAAATGAAAATTTTGAGAATGCTAATAAAGAATATGAAAATAGTTTACTTGGAATAACAGGATCTGTATCAAAAGAAGATGATGCAATAGATACAGTAAGTTATATGATGGGAATGGCTGTTGGAAAGATTTATGCAGAAAGATATGTGCCTAAAGAGACAAAAGAAGATGTAGAAAGCATAACTAAAGAAATCATAGAAACATATAAGAAACAAATTGAAAATCTTGAGTGGATGAGTGCATCAACTAAGAAAAATGCTATTGATAAACTGGATAAATTAAATGTAAAAATAGGTTATCCGGAAGATTGGATTGATTATTCAAAAATAAGTATTAAAGCTTATGAAGAAGGTGGCTCACTTTTTGAAAATATAGTGACATTGAGAATTTCTGCAAATGATGAGATATATAGCAGAATAAATCAACGAGCAGATAAGAAGAAAGATGTATTTACACCTCAAACAGTTAATGCATTTTATAGTGCAAATGAGAATTCAATTATTATTCCCGGTGGAATTATTCAAGGGCATTTTTATGATTCTAATAAAACTAGAGAAGAAAATTTAGGTGGGATTGGTGCTATTATTGGTCATGAAATTAGTCATGCCTTTGATAATATTGGGGCACAATATGATTCGGATGGTAACCTTAATAATTGGTGGAATAAAAAAGATTACGAACAATTTACAGCCAAGGCTGAAAAAATAGCAAATTTTTATAGTCAGATAGAGGTATTGCCGGGATCAAAAATTAATGGCTATCTTACAGTTGGAGAAAATATTGCTGATATTGGAGGTGTATCTTGTCTATTAGATATATTAGATAAGATGGACATGCCAAATTATAAAGCATTTTTTGAAAGTTATGCTATTACTTGGCGCCAAATAACAACAAAGGAATATACAGAGTATGTACTAAATTTAGATGTTCATTCACCTAATAAATTTAGGGTAAATGGAGTTTTACCGCAATTTCAAAAATTCTATGACATATATGGAATTACAGAAAAAGATAGCATGTATGTTAAACCTGAAGATAGATTAGGAATTTGGTGA